One part of the Microbacterium aurugineum genome encodes these proteins:
- a CDS encoding RidA family protein, with the protein MSSVVRLIRADNLAETPYAYAATAPAGSRLIFLAGACPLNDDGSTAAPGDYAAQAARCVETLKGALDVAGADLTDVISTRVLVASTSQADLVTAWDVIHAAFGAHDVPSTLLGVTVLGYDDQLVEIEAIAAVADG; encoded by the coding sequence ATGTCATCCGTCGTCCGCCTGATCCGTGCCGACAACCTCGCGGAAACCCCCTACGCCTACGCTGCCACCGCACCGGCCGGATCCCGCCTCATCTTCCTCGCCGGCGCGTGCCCGCTCAACGATGACGGCTCGACCGCTGCGCCCGGAGACTACGCGGCCCAGGCGGCACGCTGCGTCGAGACGCTCAAGGGCGCACTGGACGTCGCGGGCGCCGACCTGACCGACGTGATCAGCACGCGCGTGCTCGTGGCGTCCACGTCGCAAGCAGACCTCGTCACGGCGTGGGATGTGATCCATGCCGCTTTCGGCGCGCACGATGTGCCCAGCACCCTGCTGGGCGTGACGGTCCTCGGCTATGACGACCAGCTCGTGGAGATCGAGGCGATCGCCGCCGTCGCCGACGGGTGA
- the ctaD gene encoding aa3-type cytochrome oxidase subunit I, with translation MSTTEAPRTDEAPRSRPTSLPARQAALMSSSRVEQKGNIVVKWITSTDHKTIGYMYLIASVMFFLLGGVMALVIRAELFAPGMQIIPTKEQYNQLFTMHGTIMLLMFATPLFAGFANAILPLQIGAPDVAFPRLNAFAFWLFLFGSTIAVAGFLTPQGAASFGWFAYQPLAGASFSPGAGGNLWMVGLGISGFGTILGAVNFITTIITMRAPGMTMWRMPIFSWNTLITSLLILMAFPVLAAAIFAAAADRILGAHIYDPANGGVLLWQHLFWFFGHPEVYIIALPFFGIVSEIFPVFSRKPIFGYKTLVYATIAIAALSVAVWAHHMYVTGSVLLPFFALMTMLIAVPTGVKIFNWIGTLWRGSVTFETPMVFALGFLVSFVFGGLTGVILAAPPLDFALSDSYFVVAHFHYVVFGTVVFAMFAGFYFWWPKWTGRMLNERLGYVHFWLLFIGFHMTFLIQHWLGVDGMVRRYADYSAADGWTWQNQVSTIGAIILGASMLPFFLNVWITARKAPKVTVNDPWGYGASLEWATSCPPPRHNFTSIPRIRSERPAFDLNHPEAAEFATTAPGEREAH, from the coding sequence ATGTCGACCACTGAAGCTCCCCGTACCGACGAGGCTCCCAGATCTCGTCCCACCAGTCTGCCCGCCCGCCAGGCCGCTCTCATGAGCTCCTCGCGCGTGGAGCAGAAGGGCAACATCGTCGTCAAGTGGATCACGTCCACCGACCACAAGACCATCGGGTACATGTACCTGATCGCCTCGGTGATGTTCTTCCTCCTCGGCGGTGTGATGGCCCTCGTCATCCGTGCTGAGCTGTTCGCGCCGGGAATGCAGATCATCCCGACCAAGGAGCAGTACAACCAGCTGTTCACGATGCACGGCACGATCATGCTGCTGATGTTCGCGACGCCGCTGTTCGCAGGTTTCGCCAATGCGATCCTTCCGCTGCAGATCGGTGCGCCCGACGTCGCCTTCCCGCGTCTGAACGCCTTCGCCTTCTGGCTCTTCCTCTTCGGCTCGACCATCGCGGTCGCGGGCTTCCTCACGCCGCAGGGCGCGGCCTCCTTCGGCTGGTTCGCCTATCAGCCACTCGCCGGAGCGTCCTTCTCGCCGGGTGCCGGTGGGAACCTGTGGATGGTGGGACTGGGAATCTCCGGTTTCGGAACGATCCTCGGTGCCGTCAACTTCATCACCACGATCATCACGATGCGTGCTCCTGGTATGACGATGTGGCGCATGCCGATCTTCTCGTGGAACACGCTCATCACGAGCCTTTTGATCCTGATGGCGTTCCCGGTCCTCGCTGCGGCCATCTTCGCCGCAGCCGCGGACCGTATCCTCGGCGCCCACATCTACGACCCGGCCAACGGTGGTGTCCTGCTCTGGCAGCACCTGTTCTGGTTCTTCGGGCACCCTGAGGTCTACATCATCGCCCTGCCGTTCTTCGGCATCGTGTCGGAGATCTTCCCGGTCTTCAGCCGCAAGCCGATCTTCGGGTACAAGACGCTCGTCTACGCCACGATCGCGATCGCCGCGCTCTCGGTGGCGGTGTGGGCTCACCACATGTACGTCACCGGCTCGGTCCTGCTGCCGTTCTTCGCTCTGATGACGATGCTGATCGCGGTGCCGACCGGCGTGAAGATCTTCAACTGGATCGGAACGCTCTGGCGAGGTTCCGTGACCTTCGAGACGCCGATGGTGTTCGCCCTCGGGTTCCTGGTCTCGTTCGTCTTCGGTGGTCTGACCGGTGTGATCCTGGCAGCCCCGCCGCTGGACTTCGCGCTCTCCGACTCCTACTTCGTCGTCGCGCACTTCCACTACGTGGTGTTCGGCACGGTCGTGTTCGCCATGTTCGCCGGCTTCTACTTCTGGTGGCCCAAGTGGACCGGGCGCATGCTCAACGAGCGTCTCGGCTACGTGCACTTCTGGTTGCTCTTCATCGGCTTCCACATGACGTTCCTCATCCAGCACTGGCTGGGTGTCGACGGAATGGTCCGTCGCTACGCGGATTACTCGGCCGCCGACGGTTGGACCTGGCAGAACCAGGTGTCGACGATCGGTGCGATCATCCTCGGCGCTTCGATGCTTCCGTTCTTCCTGAACGTCTGGATCACGGCTCGCAAGGCACCGAAGGTCACGGTCAACGACCCGTGGGGGTACGGCGCTTCGCTCGAATGGGCGACGTCCTGCCCGCCGCCGCGTCACAACTTCACGTCGATCCCGCGCATTCGCAGCGAGCGTCCTGCGTTCGACCTGAACCACCCGGAGGCCGCCGAGTTCGCGACCACGGCACCCGGCGAGCGAGAGGCCCACTAA
- a CDS encoding rhodanese-like domain-containing protein produces the protein MIDRADYYAAKLAYETDASDVHAARQAQSDIVVVDVRSEEAWAQGRVAGAIHMHYSEIAARAPREISPDAEVVVYCWSPGCNAGAKGALEFSRLGYNVREMIGGFEYWVREGYPVEDADGTHRRPVDPLTGIARIRTRA, from the coding sequence ATGATCGACCGTGCCGACTACTACGCCGCCAAACTCGCCTACGAGACCGACGCCAGCGATGTCCATGCAGCCCGTCAGGCCCAGAGCGACATCGTCGTGGTCGATGTACGGTCCGAAGAGGCATGGGCACAGGGGCGCGTGGCCGGCGCCATCCATATGCACTACAGCGAGATCGCGGCGCGAGCACCGCGTGAGATCTCCCCCGACGCCGAGGTCGTGGTGTACTGCTGGAGCCCCGGCTGCAACGCCGGTGCCAAGGGCGCACTCGAGTTCTCCCGACTGGGCTACAACGTGCGTGAGATGATCGGCGGCTTCGAGTACTGGGTGCGCGAAGGCTATCCGGTCGAAGACGCCGACGGGACGCACCGACGTCCGGTCGACCCACTGACCGGGATTGCGCGCATCCGAACCCGCGCCTGA
- a CDS encoding GNAT family N-acetyltransferase — MEVLIREARPADDAATERIEIAADTLLVERLGAVDWPPPTPPHERATVPGFVLVAEHDGDETSSSDLIGFAHVLEIEGGTHLEQLSVLPEFGRRGIGRRLLAAAMAEARRRGSSRMTLRTYADVPWNAPFYASCGFAVTTPDAPLLRSPVQVEEELGLLRHGPRVQMTVRL, encoded by the coding sequence ATGGAGGTCTTGATCCGCGAGGCACGTCCCGCCGACGACGCAGCCACGGAGCGCATCGAGATCGCCGCGGATACCCTGCTCGTCGAGAGGTTGGGTGCCGTCGATTGGCCGCCGCCCACGCCCCCGCACGAGCGTGCCACGGTGCCCGGGTTCGTACTCGTGGCCGAGCACGACGGCGATGAGACCTCGTCGTCGGACCTCATCGGCTTCGCGCATGTGCTGGAAATCGAGGGAGGCACTCACCTCGAGCAGCTCTCGGTGCTTCCGGAGTTCGGGCGACGCGGTATCGGACGCCGACTGCTGGCGGCTGCGATGGCGGAGGCCCGACGCCGTGGCAGCTCGAGGATGACGCTTCGCACATATGCGGATGTCCCCTGGAATGCGCCGTTCTACGCGTCCTGCGGTTTCGCCGTGACGACGCCGGACGCCCCTCTGCTGCGCAGCCCGGTCCAGGTCGAGGAGGAGCTCGGTCTCCTGCGCCACGGGCCCCGCGTGCAGATGACTGTACGCCTCTGA
- a CDS encoding cytochrome c oxidase subunit 4, which produces MRDNVILWWILTAFFALVGVIYTGWHILATPADDFAMRIEWVGTVALFFSAFMAAMIAFYLDRTHKAQSGELPEDILTADIDDGDPELGEFSPWSWWPIVLAASAGVFVVGLAVGHFLLPIGLAIFVVAIVGWVYEYYRGNFAR; this is translated from the coding sequence ATGCGCGACAATGTCATTCTCTGGTGGATCCTGACGGCGTTCTTCGCCCTCGTCGGTGTCATCTACACCGGCTGGCACATCCTGGCCACGCCGGCGGACGACTTCGCCATGCGGATCGAGTGGGTCGGTACGGTCGCTCTGTTCTTCTCGGCGTTCATGGCCGCGATGATCGCGTTCTACCTGGACCGCACGCACAAGGCGCAGAGCGGTGAGCTCCCCGAAGACATCCTCACCGCGGACATCGACGACGGTGACCCCGAGCTCGGCGAGTTCAGCCCGTGGTCCTGGTGGCCGATCGTGCTCGCCGCTTCTGCGGGAGTCTTCGTCGTCGGCCTGGCTGTGGGGCACTTCCTGCTCCCGATCGGCCTCGCGATCTTCGTCGTCGCGATCGTCGGCTGGGTGTACGAGTACTACCGCGGCAACTTCGCTCGCTGA